CATACTCATAGATGTGGCAATAAGTAACATAACAATAGCTGTTGTTTTAGATGATTCCAACAAAATTTGTGGCAGTTCTCTGAATTTGACTTCTCTGTATACCAAAACTGAAAGGATAAATGAATAAATCACCGCAATAGCCGAAGCTTCAGTGGCAGTAAAATAACCTGCAATTATTCCACCTATAACTATGACTATCAGAAGTAAACTTGGTATAGCATCCAGGAATTTTACAATTGCCTCCTTCAATGATACCAATTGTGCTCTTGGGTACTTCCTAATTGCCGCATAAACTCCTGCAACAACCATTAAGGACAAACCAACTATTATTCCTGGAATATATCCAGCGAGGAATAATGCGGCGATAGATGCACCTCCACTAGCAAGGGAATAAACTATCAATATATTGCTTGGTGGTATTAAGAGACCTGTTGTAGATGAGGTAATATTAACAGCAGCAGAAAAATCTCCATCATAACCCTCTTTCTTCATTACCGGAATCATAAAACCACCAATCCCTGCAGCCGCCGCAGCCGCTGAACCAGAAATAGCACCAAAAATCATAGCCGCAACTATATTAACATAAGCAAGTCCACCAGGAAATACTCCTACAATAACCTTTGCAAAATCAATCAGTCTCCTTGCTATACCACCACGACTCATCAACTGCCCGGATAGGATAAAAAAAGGAATAGCAAGTAAAGCAAAGCTATCAACACCTGTTGCCATCCTTTGAGCCACCGTCGTCAGAGCTGGAGCTGGTGAAATACTTAATAACATTGTCAAAATGGTCGATATACCAATGCAAAAAGAAATAGGTAACCCTAGTAATAATAAGGTTACAAAGCTGGATACTAGTACTAATATATCAATCCATTCCATTAT
This genomic stretch from Candidatus Neomarinimicrobiota bacterium harbors:
- a CDS encoding TRAP transporter large permease, with protein sequence MEWIDILVLVSSFVTLLLLGLPISFCIGISTILTMLLSISPAPALTTVAQRMATGVDSFALLAIPFFILSGQLMSRGGIARRLIDFAKVIVGVFPGGLAYVNIVAAMIFGAISGSAAAAAAGIGGFMIPVMKKEGYDGDFSAAVNITSSTTGLLIPPSNILIVYSLASGGASIAALFLAGYIPGIIVGLSLMVVAGVYAAIRKYPRAQLVSLKEAIVKFLDAIPSLLLIVIVIGGIIAGYFTATEASAIAVIYSFILSVLVYREVKFRELPQILLESSKTTAIVMLLIATSMSMSWIMSYENIPQTITAALIGLTDSKFIILLIINVILLFVGTFMDMTPAVLIFTPIFLPVVMELGLHPVHFGIIMVLNLCIGLCTPPVGSILFIGCSVANTSVVKVIKPLLPMFLAMIVALMLVTYIPELSLFLPRLFGF